From the genome of bacterium, one region includes:
- a CDS encoding phosphoribosylaminoimidazolesuccinocarboxamide synthase: protein MNAVVYTKIDGREPDFRGKVRDIYDLGDKLLIVATDRVSAFDHILKTPIPERGKILTRISVFWFGKTQHIINNHLLTANIKEFPKPFNQYPEIL from the coding sequence ATGAATGCTGTAGTTTACACAAAAATAGACGGAAGGGAACCAGATTTCAGAGGAAAGGTTCGAGACATTTACGACCTCGGGGATAAGCTTCTTATAGTTGCTACTGACAGAGTTTCCGCGTTCGATCACATACTTAAAACACCGATACCCGAAAGGGGCAAGATACTCACTCGAATATCAGTTTTTTGGTTTGGAAAAACGCAACACATTATAAACAATCATTTATTAACGGCTAATATCAAGGAATTTCCTAAACCATTCAATCAATATCCCGAAATACT
- a CDS encoding lytic transglycosylase domain-containing protein — MARLKVKWIVFSTTLFVVIMFLGCAFTGKTKTKKIPEQKPRQEKVVEETAAVPDTSIEVVGIENSTRELVLRFRWAEALKALERDKSIDSLDKIFLAGFLNFKLGMYDKAESLLSGIVASDYELSDWARYLCAQAAFKRGDYDFAYRLVRNLGKLPGISTEIATIRWKSLWEMGDTQKAIAQLDSAYYAGYMRRREHDVQMAFVLRNTYHEDAAERRLVALLRVADILRDKDIMYRAIAELKKIHPLDPVSMYYIALTYYKYRDVDSALPWFKKYRASGHRKYRGRAGYYIAVCLIGQGKYSEAIKYIEKMLKEGSYSKASLYWRLAQCWRKKGKLKKAWKISEKALKLCNGCGNEKYIIFERMNIARYMLDWQKFAGECERMLRKHPSSEFADNALLWATLIHLTNDQPKKAIELIKKYRIYFHDGNFIDELNYWLAKSHEAMDSSAKADSLYLYLAKEPYENLFIWLARQKMGWVEFPNISYTKVGTLAVDSVLKYACHIIGVNPESLYVNFEDARLKKQAERLTRLGILELARPCFHALEEKLIKSNNPRLLLSLWKYYYNLGLYDLATKEGTLLNYYLEAKKNAAALMTAYPTPYFRIIDAFARQSNVNPLLVYSIVRQESKFHNFAESYAGAIGLMQIIPETGHSIARRVGVNPFTKNHLNDYEVNLKLGTNHIADLISSHGSLYKALAEYNAGNSQLSRWNQQCPNPQDDLVWTEFVDYGQTRRYIKKVVGNLFTYYWLYGRGD, encoded by the coding sequence ATGGCTCGCCTGAAGGTAAAATGGATCGTTTTTTCGACCACTCTTTTCGTTGTAATAATGTTTTTGGGCTGCGCTTTCACCGGCAAAACAAAAACAAAAAAAATCCCCGAGCAAAAGCCTCGGCAGGAGAAAGTCGTTGAAGAAACCGCAGCAGTCCCGGATACTTCTATCGAAGTAGTGGGGATAGAAAACTCTACGAGAGAATTGGTTTTGCGGTTCAGGTGGGCAGAGGCACTCAAAGCTCTGGAAAGAGATAAGTCCATTGATTCACTTGACAAAATATTTCTTGCTGGCTTCCTGAATTTCAAGCTCGGAATGTATGACAAAGCAGAATCTTTGTTATCGGGAATTGTTGCCTCTGACTATGAACTGTCAGATTGGGCTCGTTATCTTTGTGCGCAAGCCGCGTTCAAAAGGGGAGACTATGATTTCGCATATAGACTGGTCAGAAATCTTGGAAAGTTACCCGGCATTTCAACAGAAATAGCAACTATAAGATGGAAGTCGCTATGGGAAATGGGCGATACCCAAAAAGCGATAGCACAACTCGATTCAGCATACTACGCCGGATATATGAGGCGCAGGGAGCATGATGTTCAGATGGCATTTGTGCTTAGGAATACCTACCATGAGGACGCTGCCGAAAGGCGACTTGTGGCGTTATTGCGAGTAGCAGACATACTCAGAGACAAAGACATAATGTATCGCGCGATAGCAGAGCTTAAGAAAATTCATCCCCTTGACCCAGTCTCGATGTACTACATAGCGTTGACCTATTACAAATACCGAGATGTTGACAGCGCCTTGCCGTGGTTTAAAAAGTACAGGGCATCGGGACACAGGAAGTATCGTGGCCGGGCAGGATATTACATAGCCGTTTGCCTCATTGGTCAGGGTAAGTACTCTGAGGCGATAAAGTATATAGAAAAAATGCTTAAAGAGGGCAGCTATTCAAAAGCCTCGCTTTACTGGCGACTAGCTCAGTGTTGGCGAAAGAAAGGTAAACTAAAGAAAGCGTGGAAAATATCTGAGAAAGCTCTTAAGCTTTGTAATGGTTGCGGTAACGAGAAGTATATAATATTTGAGCGAATGAACATAGCACGCTATATGCTCGATTGGCAAAAGTTCGCTGGTGAGTGCGAAAGAATGCTCAGAAAACATCCTTCATCAGAGTTTGCTGATAACGCTTTACTGTGGGCAACATTGATTCACTTGACGAACGACCAACCCAAGAAAGCTATCGAACTTATTAAAAAATATAGAATATACTTCCACGACGGAAATTTTATCGATGAATTAAATTATTGGCTGGCGAAATCTCACGAAGCCATGGATTCAAGTGCGAAAGCTGACTCTTTGTATCTTTATCTTGCAAAGGAACCCTACGAGAACCTGTTCATATGGCTTGCAAGGCAGAAAATGGGCTGGGTTGAGTTCCCCAATATTTCATACACGAAAGTTGGCACACTCGCTGTTGATAGTGTCCTTAAGTATGCGTGTCATATCATAGGCGTGAATCCCGAGTCGCTCTATGTGAACTTTGAGGATGCTCGGCTTAAAAAACAGGCAGAAAGATTAACCCGGCTTGGAATTTTAGAACTCGCTCGTCCCTGTTTTCATGCGCTTGAAGAAAAGCTAATTAAGTCAAACAATCCAAGATTGCTATTATCTTTATGGAAATACTATTATAATCTTGGACTTTATGACCTCGCGACCAAAGAAGGAACATTACTGAACTACTACCTTGAAGCAAAGAAAAACGCTGCTGCTCTGATGACCGCTTATCCGACACCATATTTCAGGATAATAGATGCGTTTGCCAGACAAAGTAATGTTAATCCGCTGCTTGTATATTCTATAGTAAGGCAGGAAAGCAAGTTTCATAATTTTGCGGAATCCTACGCAGGTGCTATAGGTCTTATGCAAATTATTCCGGAAACCGGACATTCTATCGCCAGAAGAGTAGGAGTTAATCCATTTACAAAAAACCACCTCAACGATTATGAGGTTAATCTCAAACTCGGAACTAATCATATAGCAGACTTGATAAGTTCGCATGGAAGCCTGTATAAAGCTCTCGCGGAATACAATGCGGGCAATTCGCAGCTCTCCCGTTGGAACCAGCAATGTCCAAACCCTCAAGACGACCTTGTTTGGACCGAATTCGTAGATTACGGACAAACGAGAAGATACATCAAAAAAGTTGTGGGGAATTTATTCACCTATTACTGGCTTTATGGGAGGGGGGATTGA